The following DNA comes from Amycolatopsis albispora.
TGCATGACGGATCTGGAACCCAGCGCACCTACGCCTACTACCTCGTGGACCACTTGCGGTGGCTCGAACGTGAGGGTCTCACCGTGGATCGCGTAGTACTTCGAGATCTGGAGCGCTACATGGGAATCCTTGGCGCCGACGTGCGCATGCCTCTGGGTGAACCGTGGCGGGTCGGGAAGCGACCGTACGGCAAGGACGCGCTGTCCACGACCGCTGCGTGTCTGAAGGGTTTCTATCGACACCAGGGAATGCTGGGAGTCAACCCCGAGCTCGGGTCGCGCCTGAACCAGTCCCGGTTGCCGTCACGAGAGGACCGACGCCGGGCCTTCCTCGGGCACGTGGCGCGCAGCGCGCCGGCGAACCCGCTGGCTCCCCGGCGCGGACGCCGTCGCCATCCAAAGATGCTCCCAGAAGGCGCGACCCCACAATTGCTGGATGTGCTGCAGTCGGCCCGCGACGAACTTGTCGTCACCTGGCTGACCGATGGCGGGTTCCGCATCGGGGAGCTATGCGGCCTGCATCTGGTGGACCTTCACCTGCGCGACAACGCGGCTTGCGGCCAGTGCCGATCCCCGCACGTGCACGTCTGCCACCGGCCCGGCAATCCGAACCGCGCGGCAGCCAAGACGAAGCACGAGTGGTCGATCGAGCGTGGGACCGTACGCGGCGGGCTGATCAAGCGCGTCAGTCCGGCGATGATTCACAGCTACTTCCGTTACATGACCGAGGAATACCCTAGTCAGCTGACTGACCACGGCATGCTTCTGGTGCAACTGCATGGACCGCACCATGGCCAGCCGTGGGCGCCAGTCGCAGCGCGGGGAATGTTGCGGCGTGCATCGATCCGGGCGGGGCTCGGGAAGATCAAGCCGCACGAGTTCCGGCACAGGTTCGCGACCGCCGTTCTGGATGCTTCAGGCGGCAATCTGGTTGTCGCGCGCGACGCCGGTGGCTGGGCGTCCACCGTGGTTGTCGATGAGATCTACGCCCATGTGGATATCCACGATCCCGTTTTCGACGCTGCGCTACGGCAGGTCTGGAGCGTGCAGGCATGAAGCACCTCCCACTGCTCACAGCGCACCAGACTCCGCCCAGCCGAGCGGAAACCGATCGGCTGGACCTGCTGACAGCACTGATCAACGGACCCAGTTTCACCCCGCTGTTCCGCACCGAGTTGATCGACGTCCCGCGCGGCCACCCTGTCTACGCATGGGAGTGCGTCGTTCCCGGCTGCGAACACTTCCGCGGCAACAGCGGTGACCTCTGTTCCACGCACCAACGACAGTGGAAACAGGCCCGCGATACGGGCACCGGCAAAGCTGCCTTCCTGCTCAACGCGGACCAACTGGCGCCGGCGGATGCCGCAGGCCAGCGGGTCTGCCGGATCTGCCTGGTCCGGCCCGCCACCGACATCGCTCGTCGGTTGTGCAATCGCCACAAGCACAGTTGGTTCTACCGCATCAAAACGCACGGCGCGGCGACAGACTACGACGACTGGCTTTCAGAGCAACATTCGCATCCGGGATTCGGACGATGCTGCGTTGTGGTGTGCAGCGACCTCGCGCAGTCCTCGTTGGGTTTGTGTGCTGGACACGAGTCTCGCTACCGGTCTGCGGGTCGTCCCGGCGGCGCTCATTTGCTGGGGCGAACGGGAAACCAGTTCACCGAAGTCGACGACAACCGGGTGGTCGTGTACGCCGACGAGCTGACATTCCGGCGGTGGTGCGCGGAGGTTGATCCGATCCCGCGAGCCAATCAGTTCAACCTGCGAGGGTTGCGGCCTCTTTTGCGTGCTGAGTTCCAGTGGGGATTGTTCGCCCATACCCAGGGCCAGCATTCCCAGTGGGGTCCGGGCTGGCTGCAGACCTTGGTGAACTTCTGCCGACGCCGCGACCTGAACTCGTTGACGGAGCTGGACTTGGGCTCATGCACCCACTTCAGTCGGCTCATCGCGCGGGAGATCCTCAACGGGCTGCGGCTGGTCTACTTCGGACCCGAGGACACTCGCGACGCGGGTTTCATCGAGACCGACCACTTCGGCGTCCGCTTCCCGAACTGCGGTAGCTACATCGACCTCACCGTGGTGTCGCAACGCTGGCTGCGGAACATGCTATGGGATCACCTCGCGGCAGCGATGCGGTCTCCGCACTGCCCTCGCTCCTCCGGGGTGTTCGCCAACCTCCGCCGCGCCAGCGCCGAACTGAGCGCCTTCCTCCAAGCCGAGGCTCCCGGCCACGGCGACGACCCCACCCGACTCGGCGAGGAGCACATGCTGCGCTTCGTCACCGACCAACGTCACCGGGCTACCCACGGCTTGCCGTCGTTGAGCATGAAGAAGGCCGACGGCACGGCATTCGCGACCACCCAAGCTTCCCGACGACTGATCTTCAACCACGTTCGGCGACTGCTGCGCACCGCGATGGACTCCGGCGAGACAGACCGGATCGGCTTGGACCGCGGTTTCGTTATCGCGGCACCGTCCGGCGGGAAGGCCGTGCACCGGACCCGGACCCCGTTCTCTGACGAGGTCGCCCATGCACTCGCCGACGAAGCCAACCTGCAGCAACTCGCCCACTCCTATGACCCGCAGGACCAAGGCCTCCGCGATATTTGGGAGACCATCATCGTCACCGGCCGGCGCGCGAACGAGGCCATTGGGCTGCGGTGGGATTGTCTCGGCCGCCACGGCGATCTGCCCATGCTCTGGCACGATCAGACCAAGGTCGGCAACTACGACCAGGCGATCCGGATCCCCGAAGGCCTCTACCAACGACTCCGGCAGCGGCAGCGCAAGACACTCGACCGATTCGTTGCCCGACACGGCCGACCGCCCACGGATGCTGAACGCCGAGCCTTGGCTCTGTTCCCAACGCGAAGCCGAAACCTCGCCGGTCAGAAATCCCTGTCCTACAGCTGGTTCAGCACGGGCTTCAAGCAGTGGATCGCTGAGCTGAACCTCGGAACGTGCGTTCCGCACCAGGCCCGGCACACGCTGGCCACGACGCTGCTGCGCCACGGTGCCAGCCTGACCCACATCCGCCGCTACCTCGGCCAAGTCTCCGATCGCATGGCAGAGCACTACACCCACGTCGCCGTGTCCGAGATCGAGGACGTCCTCCAGCACGTGTGGGTCGCAGGCCCCGCAGCACCTCACCCCGGCGAATTGCTTTCCGGTGACACCAAGACAATGAGCCGCGAGCAAGCGCACGCCCTCGCGATCGACTTATCGCGCCGCAGCACCCCGGCCGAAGGCGGATTCTGCACCTTCCAACCTGTCGTCAACGGCGACGCCTGTCCCTGGAAGCTGGACTGCCACAACTGCGACAAGTTCGTCCTCTCCGGCGCCGACCTCCTCTACTGGCGCCGCAAACGCGAGCAATGGCGTTCCATCGCCGAACGCGCACCGGATGACGCCACCGCCGACTACCTCCACCAGGTCTTCGAACCCACCGGCCGCGCGATCGACGGGCTGGAGAAAGCATTGGCGGGTATGGGCCTGCTCGACGAAGCGCTCGCTCTCGACCTGCGCCGTCCCCAGGACTACTTCCACCGCATCTGGAGCCTGTCCTTCCGCGCGACCGAACTCGCAGACGCCTCCTTCCCCATCAACAACGGCGATTCTTCGGAGCCTCAACCGTGAACAGCCCTCACCGCTCGTCTCGCACGGCCGCGGCAACGGCGGCCCGACAAGAACGGACTGCTGCGGCAATCGAGCGCGTCCACGACGCCGTCGCGCGCATGCTCCGAGAAAAGACACCGATCACCGCCGCTGGCGTCGCACGACGAGCCGGCGTCTCCCGAACCTTCCTCTACGAGAACCCCGACGCGCGAACTGCGGTCAGTACGACCAGAACGGCCGCAGCAACCGACCGCGCAGCCACGGATCCTTTGCACGAAGCCGAAATCGAGGACTCGTGGCGAGAACGAGCGCTCAACGCAGAGGCCATGCTGAAGACGGCACACGAGGAGATTGTCAAGCAGCGCAAGCACATTGGCGACTTGATGGGCCAGATTCGCGACATGGAGACCGAATGCGTCGAAGATTCGATCCTCCGTATCACGACCGAGAACACCACGCTCAAACAACAGGTTCGGCAGCTCACCGACGACAACCAGAAACTTGATGACCGGCTGAAGGCTGCACGCTCGAACGTCCGATTCCAGGACCGGCGAATCGCCGAACTCGAAGTACAGCTACTCGATTCCAGCGATCGGAGTTGACATGCACGCCGTCCACACAGGTCCGACACAGTTCGTCGGCCGACCGGCTCAACCGTCAGAAGCCGTCAGCGCCTCAACCACGGGATCATCGGCGCGCCAAGTCACCCACGCGTCTTCAGCCAGCTGTCGCTGATCGGCGCGAACTCGTTGATATCGAACGTGGTGCTTCACCAGCAGGCTGTCGATAGCTTTCCAGATCCGTCGGAGGTGAAGGCCCAAGTCGATCGACAGCTCAGCTGCCGAGACAGGCCACGACTGACGCATCGGGTCCAGCTTTTCCAGAAGCCTCGCACCCTTGGGCGCGGGATGACCGCCGGTATCGCAGTGGCCCCAGTACTCCTCGTTCGAGAACTTACCTGTGAGTGTCCGCATCTGCTTCGGGCTGAACGAGCTTCGGATCTCGGCCGGAGTGCTCTCGCCCCACCGTCGCGCGTGGTCGAGATCCTCGTCGAACAGCACAAGCAGATACTCGCACTCGATGAGCTGGCGGATCACCGCGCCGACAGCGTAGTAGCGACGCTTCGCCACCATCGCCACGGCCGCGTCAGCCAGTTCGGTACTCATGCTTGCAACCGTTGTTACCGCGCGAAACGCCATGACACTGGCAAGGTCCGGCTTCTCGCCACGATCAGGATGCTCGGCCTTGCCGCCCCCGAGCCACGAATCAATCGCGAGCCAGTCCTCAATGTTGACCAACACACCCAAGATCGTCGAGAGGAACTGGATTCGCGCATCACCGTGACTCTCGTCGAGCAACGCCCGCCGAAACTCATCGTGGGCTTCGTCATCCAGCTCGTCACTCGTCGTCATGGCAGCAACATAGTCACCCCGACACGTCGGCACACACATCCGTCGCAGCATCGTGGCGAACATGTAAGCTTCGGATCAGCGCAGGTCACCGGCGTCAAACGGGCTGTCGTGGTTGGTAAAACCAAGGAGATCCACCGCTTCCGGCGACTCGTCGAGCCGGACCCGCCCGAGAACTTCTTATGGGTCTACTCCTACGGCGGCACGCAAGACGGCCGGATCGACGCCGCGACGGACCGGGTGGCCGATGTGTTCGCGGACGAGCAGGCCATCGCCGAAGCCGGATGGTCCTCGCAAGAAGCGTCCGACCTGCTGGCGGTGCTAGGTCCTCGCTTGGTGGGCGTGCCATCAAACCGCATTCCCCATTTCCTGCGGCGCTTGCAGGGTCGTCGGTTCTCGCAGTGGCAGGCCGAAGTCGACGCCGAGCGCGAGGCCCGCCGGGGCACCGGCCGCGTCCGTTCGATCACCAGCGCGCCGTCATTGCGCCGCCGCGACGGCCGCCGGACCGACACGCACGCCGCCTAGCTCGCGGCTCGCTGTCCCGCCTTCAGTTCCTCATATCGGGAGGTTATTACTTGTGTTTCCGCTCAGTTCGCCCGTGGACAGCCCGCTCGGCGGGCTGCTCACCGATCCCTGGGGCACGATCCGTGCGCTGCTCACTACGGCCTGGTCTTGGATGCAGGCCTGGGGTCCGATCGCCGCACTCGCACTGCTGATCACCATTACGGCGCTGTGGGCGCTGCGACGCTGGTGGTCCAACCGTTGCCAGGACGCCCTGCACGACAACGCTCGCATCGTGACGATCCTGGCCCCGCCCACGGT
Coding sequences within:
- a CDS encoding tyrosine-type recombinase/integrase, with the protein product MWTIVWPEGTVREDADQFLRVHDGSGTQRTYAYYLVDHLRWLEREGLTVDRVVLRDLERYMGILGADVRMPLGEPWRVGKRPYGKDALSTTAACLKGFYRHQGMLGVNPELGSRLNQSRLPSREDRRRAFLGHVARSAPANPLAPRRGRRRHPKMLPEGATPQLLDVLQSARDELVVTWLTDGGFRIGELCGLHLVDLHLRDNAACGQCRSPHVHVCHRPGNPNRAAAKTKHEWSIERGTVRGGLIKRVSPAMIHSYFRYMTEEYPSQLTDHGMLLVQLHGPHHGQPWAPVAARGMLRRASIRAGLGKIKPHEFRHRFATAVLDASGGNLVVARDAGGWASTVVVDEIYAHVDIHDPVFDAALRQVWSVQA
- a CDS encoding tyrosine-type recombinase/integrase, with product MKHLPLLTAHQTPPSRAETDRLDLLTALINGPSFTPLFRTELIDVPRGHPVYAWECVVPGCEHFRGNSGDLCSTHQRQWKQARDTGTGKAAFLLNADQLAPADAAGQRVCRICLVRPATDIARRLCNRHKHSWFYRIKTHGAATDYDDWLSEQHSHPGFGRCCVVVCSDLAQSSLGLCAGHESRYRSAGRPGGAHLLGRTGNQFTEVDDNRVVVYADELTFRRWCAEVDPIPRANQFNLRGLRPLLRAEFQWGLFAHTQGQHSQWGPGWLQTLVNFCRRRDLNSLTELDLGSCTHFSRLIAREILNGLRLVYFGPEDTRDAGFIETDHFGVRFPNCGSYIDLTVVSQRWLRNMLWDHLAAAMRSPHCPRSSGVFANLRRASAELSAFLQAEAPGHGDDPTRLGEEHMLRFVTDQRHRATHGLPSLSMKKADGTAFATTQASRRLIFNHVRRLLRTAMDSGETDRIGLDRGFVIAAPSGGKAVHRTRTPFSDEVAHALADEANLQQLAHSYDPQDQGLRDIWETIIVTGRRANEAIGLRWDCLGRHGDLPMLWHDQTKVGNYDQAIRIPEGLYQRLRQRQRKTLDRFVARHGRPPTDAERRALALFPTRSRNLAGQKSLSYSWFSTGFKQWIAELNLGTCVPHQARHTLATTLLRHGASLTHIRRYLGQVSDRMAEHYTHVAVSEIEDVLQHVWVAGPAAPHPGELLSGDTKTMSREQAHALAIDLSRRSTPAEGGFCTFQPVVNGDACPWKLDCHNCDKFVLSGADLLYWRRKREQWRSIAERAPDDATADYLHQVFEPTGRAIDGLEKALAGMGLLDEALALDLRRPQDYFHRIWSLSFRATELADASFPINNGDSSEPQP
- a CDS encoding DUF6262 family protein; amino-acid sequence: MNSPHRSSRTAAATAARQERTAAAIERVHDAVARMLREKTPITAAGVARRAGVSRTFLYENPDARTAVSTTRTAAATDRAATDPLHEAEIEDSWRERALNAEAMLKTAHEEIVKQRKHIGDLMGQIRDMETECVEDSILRITTENTTLKQQVRQLTDDNQKLDDRLKAARSNVRFQDRRIAELEVQLLDSSDRS